From one Flavobacterium kingsejongi genomic stretch:
- a CDS encoding EcsC family protein: MMTEIERADLEKAKYYLENPGIASQLTSLIGTPIEKGISMLPENWNSKVADVVNKALLKSSEIAIFSMKDPSAKKSSDYLHKVSVAITGGLGGFFGIAALAVELPITTTLMMRSIADIARSEGENLSDLQTKLACIEVFALGGTSATDDAAEAGYFAVRAALSRTLSGSARQILEKGITEQGSPLLMRFIAKAAERFSIQITEKAAAQAIPIIGAAGGAIINTVFINHFQNMARGHFIVRRLERKYGPETVAHEYAIA, from the coding sequence AAATATTACCTTGAAAATCCCGGGATTGCTTCCCAACTTACAAGCCTTATCGGTACTCCAATCGAAAAAGGGATTAGTATGCTACCCGAGAACTGGAACAGTAAAGTCGCCGATGTGGTAAATAAAGCCTTGTTGAAATCCAGCGAGATTGCCATATTCAGCATGAAAGATCCCAGTGCTAAAAAATCGTCTGATTACCTGCACAAGGTATCTGTTGCCATTACAGGAGGCCTTGGCGGATTCTTTGGTATTGCTGCCCTTGCGGTAGAATTGCCCATTACCACAACACTGATGATGCGCTCTATTGCCGATATTGCCCGTAGTGAAGGGGAAAACCTGAGTGACCTGCAAACAAAACTCGCCTGTATTGAAGTCTTTGCCCTTGGCGGAACTTCCGCTACTGATGATGCTGCCGAAGCGGGTTATTTTGCCGTTCGTGCCGCACTCAGCCGTACGCTTTCAGGATCGGCCCGGCAAATTTTGGAAAAAGGAATTACCGAGCAAGGTTCACCGTTATTGATGCGTTTTATTGCCAAAGCAGCCGAACGCTTCAGTATCCAGATCACGGAAAAAGCAGCAGCACAGGCCATTCCAATTATTGGAGCAGCTGGTGGTGCGATCATTAATACCGTTTTTATCAATCATTTCCAAAATATGGCCCGTGGTCATTTTATCGTGCGCCGCCTCGAACGTAAATACGGACCGGAAACCGTTGCCCACGAATATGCCATTGCATAA
- a CDS encoding TolC family protein, with amino-acid sequence MQEAEYQLRYYFEMINTAKTYFYPSLTITAQGGLSDEKLSDFFNTSTLFGNIIGGLTQPIFNKGLNKQRLEIAKAQQQEYLATLKKTLLTAGNEVSNALYDYEAASEKITIRTQQLLFLQKSVDYTKALLKYTANTNYTDVLTSEQSLLAAQLSSISDRLQQLQAVVDLYRSLGGGWR; translated from the coding sequence GTGCAGGAAGCAGAATACCAGCTGCGGTATTATTTTGAAATGATTAATACTGCGAAAACGTACTTTTACCCGTCCCTTACAATTACGGCACAAGGAGGATTATCAGACGAAAAGTTATCTGATTTTTTCAATACTTCTACGTTATTCGGAAATATCATCGGTGGACTCACTCAGCCTATTTTTAATAAAGGGCTGAATAAACAACGATTGGAAATTGCCAAAGCGCAGCAACAGGAATATTTAGCGACCCTCAAAAAGACTTTGCTGACCGCAGGTAATGAAGTATCAAATGCGTTGTATGATTATGAAGCGGCTTCGGAAAAAATAACGATACGTACCCAACAGCTTTTGTTTTTGCAGAAATCGGTGGATTATACCAAAGCCTTACTAAAATATACTGCAAATACGAATTATACAGATGTACTGACTTCTGAGCAAAGCCTTCTGGCAGCACAATTAAGCAGTATCAGCGATCGGTTACAGCAATTACAGGCCGTAGTGGATTTATACCGTAGCCTGGGTGGTGGATGGCGTTGA
- the istB gene encoding IS21-like element helper ATPase IstB: MNESTVTKMKQMKLYGMFNAFKTAIESGKTDHYTLDQFVSMIIDAEWDERYNRRIERSITNAKFHYKSNIESINFDVSRNLDRNMVLRLAECEFIEKNENILITGSTGVGKSYLGTALGYQACIQGFKVSYFNTSKLFARLKMAKADGTYLRELTKIQRQDVIILDDFGLQALDSHNRITLLEIIEDRHNNGSIIVTSQIPVQGWYDIIGEKTIADAILDRLIHQSHRLELHGESMRKKRGINKE; this comes from the coding sequence ATGAATGAATCCACAGTAACCAAAATGAAACAAATGAAGCTTTATGGCATGTTTAATGCTTTTAAAACAGCCATTGAAAGCGGGAAAACAGATCATTATACCCTTGACCAGTTTGTATCGATGATTATTGATGCAGAATGGGATGAAAGGTACAATCGTCGTATTGAACGAAGTATCACTAATGCCAAATTCCATTACAAATCAAATATTGAAAGTATCAATTTTGATGTATCACGTAACCTGGACCGAAACATGGTACTGCGTCTGGCAGAATGCGAATTTATAGAGAAAAACGAAAACATTTTAATCACTGGAAGCACCGGTGTCGGTAAAAGTTATTTAGGTACTGCATTAGGTTATCAAGCCTGTATACAGGGTTTTAAGGTAAGTTATTTTAATACCTCAAAATTGTTCGCTAGACTAAAAATGGCTAAAGCAGATGGTACTTATCTACGGGAACTTACCAAAATACAAAGACAGGATGTTATAATACTTGATGATTTTGGACTCCAGGCACTTGACAGCCATAACCGAATTACTCTTTTAGAGATCATAGAGGACAGGCATAATAACGGCTCTATAATCGTGACATCACAAATACCAGTTCAAGGCTGGTATGATATAATTGGAGAAAAAACGATAGCCGATGCAATATTAGACAGACTTATACACCAATCTCATAGGCTTGAATTACATGGAGAATCCATGAGAAAGAAAAGAGGAATAAACAAAGAGTGA